One Kineococcus radiotolerans SRS30216 = ATCC BAA-149 DNA window includes the following coding sequences:
- a CDS encoding sulfate/molybdate ABC transporter ATP-binding protein, translated as MNPAANPPVDPAGGGLEVDVRFAERDLALDLSLAPGEVLAVLGPNGAGKSTLLGLLAGSLRPSGGRVVLDGEVLADDRGTFVPPHRRGVGLLAQDALLFPHLDVEANVAFGPRSAGVPRARARERARRVLAEVGADPFARRRPHELSGGQAQRVALARALAADPRLLLLDEPLAALDVAAAPEVRQVLRRVLRGGTGDGRRSAVLVTHDPLDALALADAVVVLEAGRVVERGPAQQVLAAPRSAFGARLAGLVLLPGTTTADGLRTAGGTVVHGPVRGAAGERGVALFSPAAVSVHAADPGGRARNRWPATVLDVLPRGEVVRLRARPDALPGHDVLADVPVAAAAALDLAPGARVHLVVEEAAVGVHVAGPPSAPGESDDRRTRPVPGFP; from the coding sequence GTGAACCCCGCCGCGAACCCCCCGGTGGACCCCGCGGGCGGTGGGCTGGAGGTCGACGTCCGCTTCGCCGAGCGCGACCTCGCGCTGGACCTCTCCCTCGCCCCGGGGGAGGTCCTCGCCGTCCTGGGTCCCAACGGCGCCGGGAAGTCGACGCTGCTGGGGCTGCTCGCGGGGTCGCTGCGCCCCTCCGGGGGCCGGGTCGTCCTGGACGGGGAGGTCCTGGCCGACGACCGCGGGACCTTCGTCCCCCCGCACCGGCGCGGGGTCGGGCTGCTCGCCCAGGACGCCCTGCTGTTCCCGCACCTGGACGTCGAGGCGAACGTCGCCTTCGGGCCGCGCAGCGCGGGGGTGCCCCGGGCCCGGGCCCGCGAGCGCGCCCGACGGGTGCTGGCCGAGGTCGGCGCGGACCCCTTCGCCCGCCGCCGCCCCCACGAGCTGTCCGGGGGGCAGGCCCAGCGCGTCGCCCTCGCCCGCGCCCTGGCCGCCGACCCGCGGCTGCTGCTGCTCGACGAGCCGCTCGCCGCCCTCGACGTCGCCGCGGCCCCGGAGGTCCGCCAGGTGCTGCGCCGCGTCCTGCGCGGCGGCACCGGGGACGGGCGCCGGTCGGCCGTCCTCGTCACCCACGACCCCCTGGACGCCCTCGCGCTGGCCGACGCCGTCGTCGTCCTGGAGGCGGGCCGCGTCGTGGAGCGGGGCCCCGCGCAGCAGGTCCTGGCCGCCCCCCGCAGCGCCTTCGGGGCGCGGCTGGCGGGTCTGGTCCTGCTGCCGGGCACCACCACCGCCGACGGGTTGCGCACCGCCGGCGGCACCGTCGTGCACGGCCCGGTCCGCGGCGCGGCGGGGGAGCGCGGGGTCGCGCTGTTCAGCCCCGCCGCGGTGTCCGTGCACGCCGCCGACCCCGGCGGCCGCGCGCGCAACCGGTGGCCCGCGACGGTCCTCGACGTCCTCCCGCGCGGGGAGGTCGTCCGGTTGCGGGCCCGCCCCGACGCGCTGCCCGGGCACGACGTGCTGGCCGACGTCCCCGTCGCCGCCGCGGCCGCGCTGGACCTCGCCCCCGGCGCGCGGGTGCACCTGGTGGTCGAGGAGGCGGCGGTGGGCGTGCACGTCGCGGGCCCACCGTCCGCGCCGGGGGAGTCCGACGATCGTCGGACGCGGCCCGTCCCGGGGTTCCCCTAG